Proteins from a genomic interval of Ictalurus furcatus strain D&B chromosome 2, Billie_1.0, whole genome shotgun sequence:
- the LOC128617530 gene encoding 5-hydroxytryptamine receptor 3C-like: protein MVVDLVSFAIPLDGERNAFKIKLVFSFTMFLLILSKQLPEGGPCSPLIYYHFCFCLIVLVVSLLVSMMLSQLARTGSIWPGRPRKSGSGGSVAQQDDAVHQNDTEINSIKANSVDLISDYTSIQKISSFVNNMDKECI, encoded by the exons ATGGTGGTTGACCTGGTGAGCTTTGCTATACCTCTGGATGGTGAACGAAATGCTTTCAAGATCAAGTTGGTGTTCAGCTTCACCATGTTCCTCCTTATACTTTCCAAACAACTGCCTGAGGGTGGTCCCTGCAGCCCTCTGATCT ATTATCACTTTTGCTTCTGCCTGATTGTGCTGGTTGTGAGTCTGCTGGTATCCATGATGTTGTCTCAACTGGCTAGAACTGGTAGCATATGGCCTGGCAGGCCACGAAAGAGTGGATCAGGCGGCTCCGTCGCTCAACAGGACGATGCAGTTCATCAAAATG ACACTGAAATCAACAGCATCAAAGCCAACTCTGTGGATCTGATATCGGATTATACATCTATCCAGAAGATTTCAAGCTTTGTGAATAATATGGACAAGGAG tgtatttga
- the zgc:112148 gene encoding Golgi apparatus membrane protein TVP23 homolog B has product MLRQDSQGDVPLFDEDENAANRNKSKIQHPLASFFHLFFRVSAILVYLLCELISSSFIACMVTIILLLSCDFWTVKNVTGRLLVGLRWWNQVDENGKSHWVFESRKEASRKIISSSESRIFWLGLIVCPILWVFFVFSTLFSFKIKWLAVVIMGVVLQWANLYGYVKCKVGGGTNLKNMATSYLGLQIFKQAVNKSQGP; this is encoded by the exons ATGTTAAGACAG GATTCACAGGGTGATGTTCCACTTTTTGACGAGGATGAGAATGCAGCCAACAGGAACAAGTCAAAAATCCA gCATCCTTTGGCCTCTTTCTTCCACCTTTTCTTCCGTGTAAGTGCTATCCTGGTCTATCTGTTGTGTGAACTCATCAGCAGCAGCTTCATTGCCTGCATGGTCACCATCATTCTCCTGCTGTCATGTGACTTTTGGACAGTGAAG AATGTGACTGGGCGGCTGCTGGTAGGCCTGAGGTGGTGGAATCAGGTGGATGAGAATGGGAAGAGCCATTGGGTATTTGAGTCTCGAAAG GAAGCCAGCAGAAAAATTATCTCGAGTTCAGAATCACGGATTTTCTGGCTCGGCCTTATTGTGTGCCCCATATTATGGGTGTTCTTTGTGTTCTCTACTCTCTTTTCCTTCAAGATTAAATGGCTG GCAGTGGTGATTATGGGAGTTGTGTTACAGTGGGCTAACCTCTATGGTTACGTCAAATGCAAAGTCGGGGGTGGAACCAATCTGAAAAACATGGCAACCAGCTATCTTGGCCTTCAGATTTTTAAGCAG GCAGTTAACAAATCACAAGGACCCTAA
- the LOC128625448 gene encoding 5-hydroxytryptamine receptor 3A-like gives MFVSTASMLFTQRILKFLITVSFLFGPTTACVTRRCLANDLINKNLYSAPQSTDCVTDVNLISIQYETLSVDSETMQLSSRIKITMEWTDPDLEWSQTNYTFDEIMLPVKNIWTPDLTVVNAIYVKVKPVTNDVVVKIDGTVRYTIVMYTTVACRMNLLTYPFVHGSCPVAINGWNQSSCGLYVQYGSVSAMINEGAEWTTLSVNLKMENNTKNHNYIIVTMSSNPFKTMVSLILPSALIMIADLVSFALPLTQGKRSSFKITLVLSFTMFLVILTDYIPNSGPCSPLIRYHFCFCMFILVMSMLISMVFTKVEAEGNILCSRLPKLSKPDQTGTQFVDMIADGHAIRKIVNFVEKMDKTDSEIKKKQMLATKLDKFCLSAYIFLDVIYSVCMITFTKIQSCEVDNLDFW, from the exons ATGTTTGTATCAACGGCTAGTATGTTATTTACACAGAGAATCCTGAAATTCCTCATTACTGTGTCATTCCTGTTTG GACCCACAACAGCTTGTGTGACACGTCGATGCCTGGCTAATGATCTCATTAACAAAAACCTGTACAGTGCACCCCAGTCTACGGACTGTGTTACTGATGTGAACCTCATCTCCATCCAGTACGAGACGTTGTCTGTT GACTCCGAAACTATGCAGTTGTCTAGCCGCATTAAAATTACCATG GAGTGGACCGACCCAGACCTTGAATGGTCACAAACAAATTACACATTTGACGAAATCATGTTGCCTGTTAAGAACATATGGACTCCTGATCTGACTGTGGTGAATGC AATATATGTGAAAGTAAAACCTGTTACTAACGATGTAGTGGTGAAAATTGATGGCACTGTGAGGTATACCATTGTCATGTACACCACGGTTGCGTGCAGAATGAACCTCCTCACCTATCCTTTTGTTCATGGCTCATGTCCTGTGGCCATCAACGGATGGAACCAAAGCT CTTGTGGGCTGTATGTCCAGTATGGCTCAGTATCTGCAATGATAAATGAAGGAGCTGAATGGACCACTTTGTCAGTGAACCTCAAAATGGAAAACAACACAAAGAACCACAACTATATTATc GTCACTATGTCCAGTAACCCTTTTAAAACAATGGTGTCGCTGATCCTACCCAGTGCACTAATCATGATAGCTGATCTGGTGAGTTTTGCTTTGCCGCTGACTCAGGGAAAGCGCAGCTCCTTCAAAATCACACTGGTGCTAAGCTTCACCATGTTCCTTGTCATCCTCACTGACTACATTCCTAACAGTGGACCATGCAGCCCTCTGATAC GTTATCACTTCTGCTTCTGCATGTTCATTCTGGTGATGAGTATGCTGATATCCATGGTGTTCACAAAGGTGGAAGCAGAGGGCAACATTTTGTGTAGCAGACTTCCAAAGCTGTCTAAACCAG ATCAAACAGGAACACAAtttgttgacatgattgcagaTGGGCATGCTATCAGGAAGATTGTGAATTTTGTTGAGAAGATGGATAAAACAGACAGCGAGATAAAGAAAAAGCAAATGTTGGCAACAAAGTTGGACAAATTCTGTCTTTCGGCATATATATTCCTCGATGTCATTTACAGCGTATGCATGATTACTTTTACCAAAATACAATCTTGTGAGGTTGACAATTTGGATTTCTGGTAA
- the LOC128625454 gene encoding 5-hydroxytryptamine receptor 3A-like, which produces MVSAKRILKLFSIIYYLIVCSNFMVGSLATCVTRRCLANKLVAMELFSPPMPPECTIAVNLTSIQYETLSVDTKTLRFSSRIRIDMEWNDPDLAWIDTEYEFTEIMLPVDKIWTPDITVDNAVKTDVKPVSTDILLRRDGTVQYGIQLYTTVVCGINLFNYPFVQDACPVALNGWNENNCGLDLIYGNVSSVGENRGEWLTKSVELHQDKQNLDRNYLYVSMSTNPFNTIVTLILPSVLIMLADLGSFALPLDGGKRSSFKITLVLSFTMSLLILTDHLPDTGLCSPLIRYHFCFCLIVLVMSLLTSMVFSRFADSGTIFSRRHSKPCELSNTDRKNEIKKGMSTISVDVAAKDASIQKIVNFVENIEKRDKETKKRHEYASRFDRACFWGYLCLDIVYVICVIGITRTEFCKINNLDFWI; this is translated from the exons ATGGTGTCAGCCAAGAGAATCCTGAAACTTTTCAGTATCATCTATTATTTAATTG TGTGCTCCAACTTTATGGTTGGATCTTTGGCAACTTGCGTCACACGTCGATGCCTGGCTAACAAGCTGGTTGCAATGGAGCTTTTCAGTCCTCCAATGCCTCCGGAATGTACTATTGCAGTGAATCTCACATCCATTCAATATGAGACCCTATCTGTG GATACTAAAACCCTGCGTTTCTCGAGTCGCATTAGAATTGACATG GAATGGAACGACCCAGACCTTGCGTGGATTGATACAGAGTACGAGTTTACAGAAATTATGCTTCCAGTTGACAAAATCTGGACTCCTGATATAACTGTAGACAACGC AGTCAAAACGGATGTGAAGCCTGTCTCTACTGATATATTGTTGAGACGTGACGGCACTGTGCAATATGGTATCCAATTATATACTACTGTGGTGTGTGGAATCAACCTTTTTAACTACCCTTTCGTTCAAGATGCGTGCCCAGTAGCCCTTAATGGATGGAATGAAAACA ATTGTGGCCTAGATTTAATCTATGGGAACGTATCTTCAGTGGGAGAAAATCGAGGTGAATGGCTAACTAAGTCAGTGGAGCTACATCAGGACAAACAAAACCTGGACCGCAATTATCTCTAT GTCAGCATGTCCACCAACCCATTCAACACAATAGTAACGCTCATTCTCCCAAGTGTGCTCATCATGTTAGCTGATCTGGGGAGCTTTGCCCTGCCACTGGATGGCGGAAAACGCAGCTCCTTTAAAATCACTCTGGTGCTCAGCTTTACCATGTCCCTACTCATCCTCACTGATCACCTGCCCGACACCGGCCTCTGCAGCCCCCTGATCC GTTATCATTTTTGTTTCTGCTTGATCGTTTTGGTTATGAGCTTACTGACATCCATGGTGTTCTCACGATTTGCGGACAGTGGCACCATCTTCTCCCGCAGGCACTCAAAACCATGTGAATTAAGCAACACCGACAggaaaaatgagataaaaaagg GTATGTCTACAATCTCGGTTGATGTGGCTGCCAAGGACGCTTCAATCCAGAAAATTGTGAATTTCGTGGAGAACATAGagaagagagataaagagacaaAGAAGAGGCACGAATATGCAAGCCGGTTTGACAGAGCCTGCTTCTGGGGCTATCTTTGCCTTGACATTGTGTATGTCATTTGTGTAATTGGTATCACCAGAACAGAATTTTGTAAAATTAACAATCTGGATTTCTGGATTTAA
- the amn gene encoding protein amnionless, whose protein sequence is MMATRQVLFILLSLLGSAYALYKQWVPDTNFENATNWDKGSVPCGSDQVVFPASSKIAVYVEAAHTLSGMRLPVDGEFILASGAGFSIREGQDPSCGASGTTNFRDSDSLMWFDPALWKAASSFDQLQSGPYLFFVHEETIPCQHDDVVFRDGSSFRVDVSAHENSIPVKSVSVLGKKFSDASDFSQYTSSHLGKLQFHGSSSVRVSGPACNDITGCECGNSGNHDRICSNVKCPELDCKKPLCPVGHCCDVCGAIMTIHFSDNFNIESYRQRLQHLFLSLSKYKSIQMALSKVSKTQRLMQVIPYGITHEIQVVLLDENTGKLAEALAQDILRDIDAQGSHLGIESAEFHASSGASSGGVSGMSGGEVAGVILGILALVAFLALFIVLHRRGMLRMPNLPPLSGWWKDSEIGDLGGPLDHGFDNPMFEKQNTFPEIPGLYGTESLNGITLTHSGVHFVNPVYDETDFDT, encoded by the coding sequence ATGATGGCAACCAGACAAGTCCTTTTTATTTTGCTCTCTCTGCTTGGTTCTGCATATGCGCTGTACAAGCAGTGGGTTCCAGACACCAACTTTGAAAATGCAACAAACTGGGACAAAGGTTCTGTGCCCTGTGGAAGTGACCAAGTGGTATTTCCAGCCTCTAGTAAAATAGCTGTGTATGTGGAGGCAGCTCATACACTTTCTGGAATGCGTCTGCCTGTGGATGGAGAGTTTATTCTGGCCTCAGGAGCTGGTTTTTCTATTAGAGAAGGTCAGGATCCTAGCTGTGGAGCAAGTGGCACCACCAATTTCAGAGACTCTGACTCTCTGATGTGGTTTGATCCAGCTCTGTGGAAGGCTGCTTCCTCATTTGATCAACTGCAGAGCGGGCCTTATCTCTTCTTTGTCCATGAAGAGACTATACCTTGCCAGCATGATGATGTAGTGTTCCGGGATGGCTCATCTTTCCGAGTGGATGTATCAGCACATGAGAACAGCATTCCTGTGAAGAGCGTTTCGGTGCTGGGGAAGAAATTCAGTGATGCCTCTGACTTCTCACAGTACACCAGTTCCCATCTGGGGAAGCTGCAGTTTCATGGATCTTCATCAGTCAGAGTTAGTGGACCAGCCTGCAATGATATCACTGGATGTGAGTGTGGAAATTCTGGCAACCATGACCGGATCTGCTCAAATGTCAAGTGTCCAGAGCTGGACTGCAAGAAACCCTTGTGCCCAGTGGGACACTGCTGTGATGTCTGCGGTGCCATCATGACTATTCATTTCTCTGACAACTTCAACATTGAATCCTACCGCCAGCGACTGCAGCACCTCTTCCTCAGCTTGTCTAAGTATAAATCCATTCAGATGGCTTTGTCAAAAGTCTCAAAAACTCAGAGACTGATGCAAGTCATTCCTTATGGAATCACCCACGAGATCCAGGTGGTTCTCCTGGATGAAAATACTGGAAAGCTGGCTGAGGCCCTTGCTCAGGATATACTAAGAGACATTGATGCACAAGGTTCTCATCTGGGCATAGAAAGTGCTGAGTTTCATGCGTCGTCAGGTGCAAGTAGTGGTGGTGTATCTGGAatgagtggaggagaggtggctGGGGTTATTCTGGGTATTCTGGCTTTGGTGGCTTTCCTGGCTCTGTTTATAGTTCTCCACCGTCGGGGCATGCTCAGAATGCCAAATTTACCCCCTCTGAGTGGCTGGTGGAAAGATAGTGAGATTGGGGATCTGGGTGGGCCTCTAGACCATGGTTTTGACAACCCCATGTTTGAGAAGCAAAACACTTTTCCAGAGATCCCTGGGCTGTATGGAACAGAGAGTCTGAATGGTATCACCTTAACACATTCAGGTGTGCACTTTGTGAATCCTGTGTATGATGAAACTGACTTTGATACATGA